Within Zingiber officinale cultivar Zhangliang unplaced genomic scaffold, Zo_v1.1 ctg246, whole genome shotgun sequence, the genomic segment cttgtttatgcccatttatgatatatggttatttgtctataggtggctttagtttcatgcttcttatagtggaaaaaaaaagggaaatccaattagtaaggtttcggccaaggtggataaatgggtctagagtgaatctaaccaagcatgcttatgttttctcatgatgtatggtctttgatatgtgattagtttaagttccatgcttcatgatatgatatgttatgccttatgtcatgagataagctatgttccatgatatgatatgctatgctcatgatatgatatgctatgctcatgatatgatatactatgttcatgataggatatgttatgccttatgttatgagataagctatgttccatgatatgatatgctatgctcatgatatgatatgctatgctcataatatgatatgctatgcttcattatatgatatgtcatgcttgatgttatgaagatcacatgttatgttttatgttatgatacgaacatgttatgtttcatgatatatgtatgaaaggcttatgtaagaagaaaagtctaagagttgcttcccttaagttgggatcaagagcactcttcatggtatgacaaagagatgcttcccttgagatgggatcaagagctctcttcatgatatgacaagaaattatgacatgtatgataagatatgatatgcatgatgacatgatatgtatgacatgatattttattttatatggcttgtaccaagggtgagctccataagcgccccgatgtcgatggtctatgaaacgggcctagtaaaaagggatgagctccttagtacgcccctaggtcgacggactatgaacggacctagatccctagtaggttcagggctagctaccctgtcctagggattacgtgcatttatgtatgtatgtggtacaagtcggaccctcatgatgatattatgttcaagtatgtatatgatatgtttaaaaaaaaaaaaggacatgatgcatatgtgcattccatgatacatgttttaaatatatatatatatatacatcttgcatctacatgcacatattttatgaattatttttatgcactattatgaacaggtatgagttatgatacatgcttacataatatgatatgtttcatgatatgtgcttacatgatatgatatgttcatgatatgcactcacatgtcatgctatgctatgttatgctccttatatgagatgatatgtttacATTATGTTCCCTCAtgccatgttatgatatgttatgtttcttatatgttctatgttatgattctccatgctatgttatgatatgctttgtTTCACATACTATGTTGTGTTATGTGCtctatgttttatgagtaggaaaggagctcattaagcctttgggcttatagttttatgttccttttactgcagataaaggcaaggaatggatgaattaaggggagcagcaggaagggcaatgatgatgtgtgtggaagtgacatggtggatagatcaaattaagtttaaatttatatttggttaaattgtgcatgtgaactaagtttggaccctatgcttatgatgatagtttgagccagtatgttatgctcttatgagattttactcatgttagaataattatgatatggtaaaatgttaataagttatgattcacatgccatgtttaagacaatcaaatgcatatgataaaaatttttaagtatgtcttccgctgccatgagttcatatgcattagtatgttaggtgaatgtaagtaaccccgtccctctaagGGTAGTCAGAGTGTCCCTGGAAGGACGGACATTACACTGTTCTTTTgttctaattaattttaatttgtagaTTTGTGAGAAGACTATAATTGACACCTTAGAAGTCTGGAACTTCCTAATTAATGTATAAGTTAATTTAATCATACATATACTATGAGCCTTGAATAAGCTCAAATCCTCCTTGTATATAGTGTGTATAAGAGCGTTATCGTCCCCGGGGCCATGGTACCGTGGTAGGACATACAGGTTGTCTCCCAAGCACCCGCAGTTTGAACCCGAGCTACGgcgtatttgcaggaatttttccttcaaatggggggcgtaatcaaaggatgttgggcttctgggctGGCCGCCACGTgtgcttctcgatttaccctggtggccggtAGGAAACTTCCGTGAGACTGAGTCGGTCACCCCAGGCTCGACGTTATCCAGcctagttaatcatttttttttataagagcgttatagatttttttaaaaaatttgttacAAACCATATATAATCATTATAACATATAAAATATAAGTCGATGTTGAATTCTAGTATACATACATAGTGTTTTCAAGAATATCAGATCTTGTATATCTAAAAAAAAATGTTCTTCCTTGTGCTTCCAATAAATATTACTAATTATTTATTGCAAACCATTTTCTCTAGCATTTGGAAAGGTTCTTCTTTTATGCTTCCAATAAATATTACTAATTTATTGCAAACAATTTTCACTAGCATTAGACACTCTTAGCTATAGCAATCTATCTATGATCATGTTCAATTGTTCTAAATATGTCCCTATGTGACACTCTAAAATAATGTAAAAGTTGGCGCGCGAATTTGTTCTTATTACAAATTCGTTGTCAAACAATCAAAAGATGGCTCTAGGAATTGGATTGATGGAACAATGAATCTAAAGCATAGTATTCTTAAATCCatatgaatgcaaaatatatTCATTCTGCCTATCtaatttttattgtattttttagagaaataaatataagaaaaaaattacGATACAATATATATTAAATAGATAACAACGGAAGTATTGTCGTAATATCTATCTAAAATCTAGAGATATTGTGAAAAATATAAGTGGATATTTCTTAGACTGCTAGGATGATGACGTCTCATTCTTCTTGCCAATAAGAGACATAAATATATGTCATAATACTTTGAACTATGTCCAAGTGGACAATGAAAATTATTCTTTATGTCATACGATGGGATCAAAAATTGAATTTAGGAATTTAGGATTGATCACAAAATTTGATTTGGGGATTTAAACTAATTAGTCGATGATAGGAAttagatatatataaaaaagagtTCCGAGTTAATCCCAGAATAAAGCCCAACTAAGCTAACACTTACCTTTACCCCTGGCCTCTCCTATGAATGTGAGTAGCCCTTTGACTATGAACCACCTCTATTATATCACAAGCAAATGGTTACTCGTCCAGTTAAAATACACAatcttctttctcctttttcctcctttcccctctcctctatttctttttcttaagtttttttttccaccataaattctttcctttttttttaaattcaacttCACAGTAAACAAAGCATTAAAGTTTAAATTGGACCTTTAAACTAAAGAATTTGGCTTCAGGTACAATACTATAATATATATAGGTGATCATTTTACCCTAGAATCGACCTACTACCTAAATTACAAGGCtgattaatatttttttgttactgtatatttcaaaatatttatttcttttgatttaaaaaactataataaaaatgatttaaatttaaaaactcttcaAATACGTTATTCACCTGTATGGTTTAGTTTGATTCAATATTAATATCTCCTTTCTAATAATTAAATAACTTTAGAGATGATGATCAATGATAATATGAAAATGATTtcttataataataatttaataaatataattatcCAATATAATTAAGTTAGATTTATGTATGTACATTTGTAAAATGTATGTTACATTTGAAATTAAAGATCCAATTAGTTacattattttagtttatttttacatATTCTAAATAAAAAGTGTTGAATTGAGAGGCTAAACCTAATATGTTAGGATCGTACTTTAGCATACTCATAAACACAGGACTTTGTCCAAGTCTATAGATGTCGAAATTGATATCAATCGCCAGGGACGGATCCAGGAATTCGAGTTAGGGGGGGCTTAAAATTaatgtaataaattatatattattataaaaaatagatGTATAACAAAAAAAAGTCATTACATCATTTTATTCAACAAAGTTGTGCTCTACGAGATTTTGAAACATAAAATTCGTCTATAATAGAATCTACATCTATATCCTTAGCTAAATCTCGTTCAATATAAATTGTCAAAcaatcttcaagaaattcatCCTCCATTTTATTGCGAAGTGCTGTCTTCACATTCTTCATTGCTGAAAAGGCTCGCTCAGTAGTGGCAGTAGAAACAGGTAACGTCAAAACTAGATGAATCAATCTAGTCAACATAACATAAACCTTTGACCGTCCACTCTTAGTCAATTGCTGACATAAATCAACAAGTGTAGAAGCCTTCAAGTTTTGTATCACATCAAGTTTATAATGTACCAATTCATACTTCAAAGCAATAATGTCTTGATTTGTGAAATCTTCAGGATAAAACTTCATTGCAAGCTTGCAAATATCATCAATGTTAATTGATTCAAATGAATTTTTAGGATCTAAAGCGGTACTAAGAGAAAGAAGTTCCACTGATGACTCATTAAATCGAGTATTTAACTCCATCAAGATGAAATATATTGCTGCATTAAAAACATCAAAGTGGTAATGATGCTCAACTGTAGTTTGCTTACGGGAACGACCAATCTTATATAGACAATCAAGGTCAGGCACATCAATTTCATTTCTCGTACAAAAAACTTTCACTTCATGAAGAAAATCTTCCCACCTGCATTCTCTAAGTTCTTGGAGGATAGTTTTGGTAGTAGAGATAAATGTAATAGCAGATAAAATATCTTGAGATTTTCTTTGAAGAATTTGACAAAGAGAATCTGTTGTTCTCATAATTTTATGCATTAAATGTAAAATGAACACAAATTCAAAGCTTGCCATGTTTCTATAAATCCCCCGAACTTCAGCCTTAGCTCTTCCATTTGGAGAATGATCACTAAGAACTTCAAAAACTTTGCAAGTTGCAGCATACATACCTATCAAGCTTTTTACTGAGTCATAGTGAGAACTCCAACGAGTAGCTCCCGCTCGCTGTAAATTACCAATCTGATTGGCCCCACTTCCAGAATCACATTCTCCAATTGCCAACATATGCTCGATTTCAATTCTCTGTGTAGTATGTAACTCAGCAATGCGTTTAGTAGAAGAAGTAACAATATTTACTATATTATCCAAATGAGAAAAGAACTCCCAAATAACACTAACATCCTTGGCTGCAGAAACCAATGTGAGTTGTAATCGATGGGCAAAACAATGGACATAGTATGAATAGGGACAATCTCTGAGAAATAATGCCTGAAGTCCATTCCATGCGCCACGCATATTGctagcaccatcatatccttggccTCTGATTTTCTTAACTTGTAGGTCATGATGAACAAGaacatttgatatttcttttttCAGGTTCAATGAGGTAGTATCGC encodes:
- the LOC122037238 gene encoding zinc finger MYM-type protein 1-like, producing MVREEVERFFAIKSISDTTSLNLKKEISNVLVHHDLQVKKIRGQGYDGASNMRGAWNGLQALFLRDCPYSYYVHCFAHRLQLTLVSAAKDVSVIWEFFSHLDNIVNIVTSSTKRIAELHTTQRIEIEHMLAIGECDSGSGANQIGNLQRAGATRWSSHYDSVKSLIGMYAATCKVFEVLSDHSPNGRAKAEVRGIYRNMASFEFVFILHLMHKIMRTTDSLCQILQRKSQDILSAITFISTTKTILQELRECRWEDFLHEVKVFCTRNEIDVPDLDCLYKIGRSRKQTTVEHHYHFDVFNAAIYFILMELNTRFNESSVELLSLSTALDPKNSFESINIDDICKLAMKFYPEDFTNQDIIALKYELVHYKLDVIQNLKASTLVDLCQQLTKSGRSKVYVMLTRLIHLVLTLPVSTATTERAFSAMKNVKTALRNKMEDEFLEDCLTIYIERDLAKDIDVDSIIDEFYVSKSRRAQLC